The Chryseobacterium sp. LJ668 genome segment AGTTTTTTATCTATTTCCCAGTTTCCATACGGGCTTCCTTCATTGAACAGATTTTGTGCATCCTGGAGGTAAAGAACAGGGTATTTTTTGTCTGAAACGTAATAATCGTAAGGTAGAAGTGCCCAAACTTTGCGGTGTCTGTCAAGCTGAGGAATGTAAAATTCTTCGGAAATTATCTCAACAATTGGAAAAAACTCTTCTTTGAAAGGTCCCCAGTTAAACCTCCATTTTTCGACGGTGTGAGAGACGTCTCCTGAAGATTTGAGAACTTTTTTATTAGGCGTTATGCTTCCATATTGATCGAGCTCTACATTTTCCCATCCGCCTTTTGTAAACTTAAATTCGATAATATCAGAGAGAAAATCATCAAAAATCTCGATGTAATAATTGTGAGGATCTATTTGTGTCAATTGGTAGCGTGAATCTTTTGGATTCCAGGTATTGAAATTCCCGGTTATGAATATCGGTCTTTCATCTGCTTCACCTGTGTAAAGTGTAAACTTCATGTGCTTTAAAAAGTAGAAATTAAATTAAACCGCTAAAAGTATAAAAAATCTTTTTATATAAGTTACTTAAAATTAATAAAAAACACACTTTTTCAAAGTAAAAATGTATATATTTGATAGTCGTCGCAATTTATAAACAAACTACTTAACATAATGTGTTCTTTGGTTTTTGGTAATGAAGATGAATGATATTGTCTGGTTAAAAAAACACTATGATGAACTCGGTAAAAACCTATACACTTTTCACGGATCATGATGTTTATCTTTTTAAGGAAGGTAAGCATTATAAACTTTATGAAAAATTTGGAGCACATTCTGTTGAAAAAGACGGCATCAAAGGTGTTTATTTTTCTGTCTGGGCTCCTAATGCAAAAAAAGTTTCCGTCATTGGAAATTTTAATAACTGGAATCATAAAGATCATATTCTTTTCCCTAGATGGGATGGTTCCGGTATATGGGAAGGCTTTATAGCAGGACTAACCTGGGGAACTTTATATAAATATGCCATAGAGAATTTAGGTAAGATTTTAGAAAAAAGTGATCCGTATGCATTGAGCTGGGAACAAAATCTTCAGGCGGCATCATTGGTGTCAACAACTTGGTATGAGTGGTCAGACAAAGAATGGCTGGAAAAAAGGTGGAAAAATAACTCCCTGAACTCTCCAATTTCTGTGTACGAATTACACCTTGGTTCATGGTTTAGAAAAGCAGATGTACCGGATAAATTTTTAAATTACAGAGATATTGGAGAAAAGCTGGTTCCTTATATCAAATATATGGGATTCACTCATGTGGAATTCATGCCTTTGATGGAGTTCCCGTATGATCCCAGCTGGGGATACCAGATTACCGGGTTTTTTGCAGCAACATCGCGTTTCGGTTCGCCTCAGGATTTGATGTTTTTGATTAATGAGTTGCATAAAAACGAGATCGGCGTTATTTTAGACTGGGTTCCTTCGCATTTTCCGGGTGATGCCAATGGTTTGCACCGTTTCGACGGAAGTTATCTCTACGAACCTGAAGATCAGAGAAGGGGCTTTCATCCCGAATGGAAATCCTATATTTTCAATTACGGAAGAAATGAGGTTAAATCTTTTCTGATTTCAAATGCGATGTTTTGGCTCGATCGTTACCATGCAGACGGACTACGTGTAGATGCCGTGACTTCGATGCTGCATTTAGATTATTCAAGAAACGAAGGCGAATGGGAACCGAATATTTACGGTGAAAATGTCAATCTCGAAGCTAAATTATTTTTGCAGGAATTCAATACCGCAGTATATAAAGAGTTTGGTGAAAGCATTATTACGATTGCAGAAGAAAGTTCAGATTTTCCTTTGCTCACCAAACCTGTGCATGATGGCGGAGTAGGTTTCGGAATGAAGTGGATGATGGGCTGGATGCATGATACCTTAGATTACTTTAAAGAAGAATACGAAAATAGAAAATATAAGCATCATAAATTAACGTTTGCATCAATGTATATGTATAATGAAAATTACATGATGCCTTTATCCCATGATGAAGTCGTACACGGAAAAGCAAGTCTTATCTATAAAATGAAAGGTGATGAATGGCAGAAATTTGCCAATCTCAGAGCTTTATTTGTGTATATGTTTACGCATCCGGGAGCAAAACTACTCTTCATGGGAGATGAGTTTGGACAGACCAGTGAGTGGAATTTTAAACAGAGTTTGGATTGGCATTTATTGGATTTTCCTATTCATAAAGGACTTCAGAATTTAGTTAAAGATTTAAATCATTTATATACAACTGAAACAGCTTTTTACGAAAATCAATTTAATCCAAATGGTTTTGAATGGGTAGAAGCTGATGATACAGATAATTCCGTTTTAATTTATTTAAGAAAAGGAAATAAGAAAGATGATGTATTGATGGTTATTTTAAATCTGACTCCTCAAGCCTTTGATTACAAAGTTGGCGTGAATGCCGCAACGCATTGGGAAGTAATTTTTAATTCAGACGATAAAAAATATGATGGAAGCGGAGTAGAACCAACCGTTTTTAAAGAAGAAAAGGACGAGTGGATGAACCGTCCACAATCGATTTCACTAAAACTTCCGCCACTTGCCGGGCTTGTTTTGAAAATGAAAAAAGAAAAAAAATATAAAATTCAAAGAATAAAACAACACAAAAAATAAAATGACAATTTATCACCTTAGTACAGAATGTTATCCCGTGGCCAAAGTCGGAGGTTTGGCAGATGTTGTGGGAGCACTTCCAAAATATCAGAACAAAATAAAGGATGTTGATGCCAAAGTAGTGATGCCTTGGTATAACAAATCTTTTGTGTACGATCACGATTTTGAAGTGGTTTTTGATGGCTTTATTCATCAAGGGCAAAATATGCTTCAGGTTCAGGTAATGAGAGAAAAGACTAACACTTTGGGTTTTGAATTGTTTTTAGTTAAAATTCCGGGATTGTTAGACCGTGAAAATCCTTACGGATATCAGGACGAAAGTTTTCAGTTTTTGGCATTTCAGCACGGAGTTTTACACTGGCTGACTGCGATGCAGATTCGTCCAGATGTTTTGCATTGTCATGATTATCACACAGGATTGGTTCCTTTTATGGTAGAACATTGTCCGGAGTTCAGCTTTTTAAAAGATGTTAAAACAATTGGTACAATCCATAACGGCGAATATCAGGGGATGATGCGTTGGGATATGATTCATTTTATGCCTTCATTCGATCATTATAAATGGGGAATTCTCGATTGGAACGGGTTTATCAATCCGCTGGCAAGCATGATTAAATGTTCTCACGCTTTTACAACAGTTTCCGAAGGTTATCTGGAAGAGCTTTTTGTGAGTTTTAAAGGTCTGGAAAGTCTCGTGCGGGATGAATTTGGTAAAGCTTACGGAATCATCAACGGCATAGATACCGATGTTTGGAATCCTGAGACTGATCCTATGCTAGATTTTAATTTTAATAAAAAAAATGTTCTTAAAATCAAAAAGAAAAATAAGCAGAAGCTTTGCAAAGAATATGGTTTGAATCCCGATTTGCCGCTTTTTGCATTCATTGGAAGATTTGCGACAGAAAAAGGTGCAGATCTACTTCCGGAAGTTGTCTGGCGAAGCATTAAACAAACTTACGGGTCTTTAAATATCATTATTTTAGGTTCCGGAAATACATATATAGAAGATAAATTAAAAGAATTAAATTATGTATATGCTAATTTTGCTACAGATATCGGTTATAAAGAACATTTATCTCATAAAATATACGCTTCGGCAGATTTTTTGTTGATGCCTTCCCGTGTTGAGCCGTGTGGTCTCAATCAGATGTACGCAATGAGATACGGAACGGTTCCTGTGGTAAGTTATACAGGCGGATTAAGAGATACCGTAAAAGATATTTCTACTGGGGGTTCGGGTTTAAATTTCACCTATCCCGGAGTTGATGATATTATTCATGCGATGGTTCGCGGACTGGCAATTTATAATCAGAGAAAAGCAATGGATGATCTGGTGCTTTCAAATATGAATTTTGATTTTGCATGGGAAAAGTCTGCAGAAAAATATTTAGCTTTATATAAAAACTAATTTTACTATTGAAAAATATTACATCTTTTTTATCAATTGCACTATTGATGATCTCAGCATATGGTTTTGCTCAAAATAGTTATCAATCAATGAACAACACCTTGTTACTGCAACGTCAACAAACGTCCGCAGCCCTACAATCACAAAGATTTGGCATGTCATTGATGTCAAATCACAGCAAATTTATTGCTCCAAAGCAGAAAGAACTTGATCTCTTCAACAAACTTCTGAGCAAAAATGAGAAAAGAATCTCAGAACTTGAAGCTGAAATTGCAGAAAAGACAAGCTCTTTAGACAATAGTAAAAACAGAGAAAAAATTGAAAATCAGATCAAAAGAAAAGAATTTTGGCTAAAAATTGCAAGAAAAGAAAAAATAAAATTTGAGAAAGCAATAAGTGCGCTCGAAGCTGAAATTGCAGTTACAAACACTGATCAAAAATAAATTAAAAAGTCAAAAAATATACTAATAAGAAAATAAACCACAAATAAATTTATGAATCCAAATGTTATTTCAATAGTTTTAGGAGGAGGAAGAGGGACAAGGCTGTTTCCATTAACGTATTCCAGATCAAAGCCTGCTGTGCCAATCGCCGGAAAATACAGATTAGTCGATATTCCTATTTCAAACTGTCTAAATTCAGGTTTAAACAAGATCCTTGTTTTAACACAGTTTAATTCAGCATCATTGAATGCGCACATCAAAAACTCGTACCATTTTGATATTTTCAGTAGAGGTTTTGTCGATATTTTGGCTGCAGAACAAAATGTAGAAAACGAAAGTTGGTTTCAGGGAACTGCAGATGCGGTGAGACAATCAATGAAGCACTTAGAAAAATATGATTACGAATATATCTTGATTCTTTCCGGTGATCAGCTGTATCAGATGGATTTTAATGCCATGCTTGATTTCCATATCGAAAATGGAGGAGATGTCACCATTGCTACAATTCCTGTCAATGCAAAAGATGCCACTGGTTTCGGAATTTTAAAATCTGATGACGAAGGAAATATTACTTCTTTCATCGAAAAACCAGACTACGAACTTTTAGATGGTTTAAAATCTGAAGTTTCTGATAAAAACAAAGCAGAAGGAAAAGAATATCTTGCTTCGATGGGAATTTATATTTTTACCAAAACAATTCTGAAGAAAATGTTTGAAGACGGTGCCGGAGACGACTTCGGAAAAGATATTATTCCTAGTTCTATAGGCAAATACAGTACTTTAAGCTATCAATACGAAGGCTACTGGACGGATATCGGGACCATTGAGTCTTTCTACGAAGCCAATCTGGATCTTTGTCAGGATTTCCCGCAATTTAACCTATTCTCATCTTCACCAATTTATACAAGAGCGAGAATGCTTCCTCCGTCAAAAATAAATGGCTCTTATGTAAGTAAGGCAGTTTTTGGTGACGGATGTATCATTATGGCAGATAAGATTGAAAATTCTGTTATTGGTAACCGAACACGAGTTGATAAAGGCAGTACGATTGTGAATTCTTATGTAATGGGAGCAGATTTTTATCAAAATACAAAAGAGATAGTAATAAACGACAGACAGGGTAAACCCAACATGGGAATCGGAAAATACTGTTATATTGAAAAAGCAATTCTCGATAAAAACTGTTATATCGGTGATAATGTGAGAATTATCGGTGGAAAACATCTGGATGACGGTGATTATGGCACATATTCTGTACAAGACGGTATTGTTTGTGTGAAAAAAGGCGCTATTCTGCAGCCCGGAACCCATATCGGATAACATTTTGAAAAGCATTATAAACTCAAGTGATCATATATTGGTCACTTTTTTTATTTGTATTACTTTTGTGTGATGCGTTTTTTCAGAATTATAGCCTTATTTATTGTTTTGCTGATTGGAGCTTATGCTGCTGCCATGTATTTTTTCGTTGACGAAAGCAAAAGTTTTAAAGTAGAAAAAGAAATTGATTATCCTTTAGATAAAGTGTTTAATCAGTTTAATAATCTTCAGAATTTCACAAGATGGAATAATTTTTTCATCCATTCAAAATCAATCACGATCGATTACTATACTCCTTACGAAGGACAGGGCAGTGCCATCAGCTACCATGATCCTAAAAGTGAAGATGGTGGAGAGATGTTCATCCGATATGCCAATCCAAATAAAACACTGAGATATCAGCTTTTTGAAGATGAGGATGAAAACCCGACCTTAATAGACGTAAAATTTACAAAGATTTCTGCAGCAAAAACAAAAATCACATGGTTTGTACATACACCCAAACTATCTGTTTTAACGAGAGCCCAGAATTTCTGGACCGAAGATAAATTCACTGAGAATATTGAGAAAAGTATGGTGAATCTCAAAAATGTTTTAGGGAATAAGGTTTCAAAAGACAATCAGCTGGCATCCATAAAATATGACAGTCTGATGGTTGAAAAAGAAGAGGCGAGAATGATTCTGGGGATCAGTGTAAGTGCCTCCAACAAAAAAGATGCTTTGTACAGAAATATTGTGATGAATTATAACAAAGTCTACAATTTTGTCACGATGGATCTGGGGAAAAAAGACGATGAATTTGGTTATCCGGTGCTGATTACGGATGCTGATAATTTTAAAGACAATGAAGTTTCTTATTATTTCGGTATTCCACTATCCAAAAAAATTGGAGTTAATGATAATAATTTTAATTTCAGATCGGTAAGTCCTACTCAAAATTATGTGATTTATTATAAAGGAACCTATGCCGGACGAGTAAAGGCCATTCAGGAACTGATTCAAAAAGCAAAGACCGATGAGATGCGGTATGGCGACATTTATCAGACATTTATAGAGCAGCCAGTAGAAGATCAGGATGTCAATATGAAGCTTTCGCTATCTGTTTATAAATAAATATGATACAAATCAGTTCGCGATATTTTTTTTAATAGTTTGGGACTGCCTAAAGTCGGTTTTTTTTATTAAATTTGAAGATTAATATTACTAACAAAATTTAATAATAGATAAACTGTAATAATGGACAGATTTTCATTCCTAAACGCAGCTCATTCTCAGTTAATTGAGGATTTATACCAACAATACTTAAAATTTCCGGATTCTCTAGAACCATCATGGAAAGCCTTTTTTCAAGGCTTTGATTTTGCGTTGGAGAACTACAGCGATGACGACAGCACTCAGATCATACAAAATTCTGTGAATTCTGCACCTGCTGCAGTACAGCAGATTTCTCAGGCAGCAGCTAATGGTGAAGTTCCTGAACACATCAAAAAAGAATTTAAGGTAGTAAATCTTATCGAAGCTTACAGAACGAGAGGTCACTTGTTTACAAAAACCAATCCTGTTCGCGAAAGAAGGCACTATACGCCGACTTTAGATATAGAAAATTTTGGTCTTGATCAGTCAGACTTAAATACGAAATTCAACTGTGCTACAGAAACAGGAATGAAAGGTCCTGCAACTCTGCAAGAATTGATTACTCACCTCGAAAATATCTACTGTGACTCAATCGGGGTAGAATATACTTATATCAACAATGTTCAGGAAAAAGATTACATTAAGCAGTGGCTTCAGGTAAACGAAAATCATCCGAGCCTTAGTGCCAATGAAAAAACTGAGATTTTATTAAAATTAAATCAGGCTGTAGCGTTTGAAAATTATCTTCATACTAAATTTGTTGGGCAAAAAAGATTTTCATTAGAAGGAGGTGAGACTTTGATTCCCGCTTTGGATCAGCTAATTTCCAGATCTTCTCAATTGGGAGTTGATGAGGTTGTTTTAGGGATGGCTCACAGAGGAAGATTAAATGTTTTATCTAATATTTTCGGGAAATCTTATAAGCAGATTTTCTCAGAATTTGAAGGAAAAGAATTTGAAGAGGATGTATTTTCAGGTGATGTTAAATATCACTTAGGTTCATCTAAAAAAGTAAAAACGGCATCAGGAGAAGAAGTTTCTATCAACTTAACTCCGAACCCGTCTCATTTAGAAACTGTTTCTGCTTTGGTCGAAGGTATTTGCCGTGCAAAAGTAGATGACCGTTACAAAGGTGATTTTTCTAAGATATTACCGATCGTTATCCACGGTGATGGAGCACTTGCCGGACAGGGAATTGCCTATGAAGTTGCTCAGATGATGACTTTAGAGGGTTATAAAACAGGAGGTACCGTTCATATCGTTGTGAATAACCAGGTTTCGTTTACGACAAACTATGCCGATGCTAGATCATCTACCTATTGTACAGATATTGCAAAAGTGACAGAATCTCCAGTGATGCACGTAAATGCTGATGATGCAGAAGCTGTCGTTCATGCCATGCATTTTGCTGCTGATTTCAGGGCTAAATTTGGTAAAGATGTATACATCGATTTATTGGGGTACAGAAAATATGGTCATAATGAAGGTGATGAGCCAAGATTTACACAGCCAAATTTATATAAATTAATCTCTAAACATCCAAATCCTAGAGAAATTTACAAAGATAAATTGATCAAAGACAGCGTTATTTCTGACGAGGTTCTTAAAACCATGGAAACTGATTTCAAAACTCTTTTAGATAAAGACTTTGACGCTTCCAAAGAAATTGAGAAAAACGTAATGGATTTATTCATGTCAGAAGACTGGACTAATTTCCCGATTGCAAAAAGAGGAGCAGTTCAGAATGCTGTTGATACGAAATATGATTTAGCTAAATTGAAAGAATTGGCAATCAAAATGTCAACACTTCCCGCAGAAAAAAAATTCATCAATAAAATCACAAGACTTTTTGACAACCGTCTGAAAGCAATTGATGTCAATTCATTAGATTGGGCATTAGGAGAGTGGCTCGCTTATGCTACTTTGCTTACCGAAGGTCACAACATCAGAATTTCTGGTGAAGATGTAGAAAGAGGAACGTTCTCACACAGACATGCGGTAATTAAAACTGAAGATACAGAAGAAGAATTTATCCCGTTAAGACACATTTCTGAAAACAGATTTGATATATATAACTCTCACCTTTCAGAGTATGGAGTTTTAGGTTTCGATTACGGATATGCGATGGCATCACCGAATACATTAACGATCTGGGAAGCTCAGTTCGGAGATTTTGTGAATGGAGCGCAAATTATTGTAGATCAATATTTGGCTGCCGCTGAAGAAAAATGGAAAATCCAAGATGGTTTGGTAATGTTATTACCTCACGGATCTGAAGGACAAGGAGCAGAACATTCTTCAGCAAGATTAGAAAGATTTTTGACCCTTTGTGCTAATGAAAATATGGTTGTGGCGAATATCACTTCACCTGCTAACTACTTCCACTTGTTGAGAAGACAGCTGAAGTGGTCTTTTAGAAAACCATTAATTGTGATGAGCCCGAAATCTTTATTGAGACATCCAAAAGTTGTTTCTCCCCTTGAAGATTTTTCAGAAAAAGGATTTCAGCCTATATTAGATGATCCTACTGCAGATCCTACAAAGGTTGAGAAATTAGTCTTCTGTTCGGGTAAATTGTACTTCGAATTATTGGCTAAAAAAGAAGAATTAAATTGTGAAAATGTTGCACTGGTAAGATTTGAACAGTTATATCCTCTTCAGACTGACGCTATCGAAGCTGTATTTGCTAAATATGAAAATAGAACATCAATCGTCTGGGCTCAGGAAGAACCGGAAAACATGGGAGCTTGGTCCTATATTTTAAGAAACTTCAGAGATACAGGAATTCAGGTAATCTCTCCGGTTGCGAGTGGTGCACCGGCTCCTGGAAGTCACAAAATGTTTGAGAAAAACCAAAATTCGGTCATCAACAGAGTTTTTGACAGAGATGATGCTCCGGCTAAAAGACCTGTTACCGCTTAATTTAAATAATATTCAATTAAAAAATAAAAAATACTCAATATGTCAATTTTAGAAATGAAAGTTCCTTCACCGGGCGAATCAATTACAGAAGTTGAAATTGCAACTTGGCTTGTAAAAGATGGTGATTACGTAGAAAAAGATCAACCTATCGCTGAAGTAGATTCAGACAAAGCAACTCTTGAATTGCCTGCAGAACAAAGTGGTGTCATCACTTTAAAAGCTGAAGAAGGTGATGTGGTACAAGTAGGTCAGGTAGTTTGTTTAATTGATGTGGATGCTGCTAAACCAGAAGGTAGCGCTCCTGCTGCTGAAGCTCCAAAACAGGAAGAAGCACCTAAAGCTGCTGAACCTGCAAAACAGGAAGCTCCAAAACCTGCTCCTGCTGCTCCTCAATCTTATGCTACAGGTTCTCCATCTCCGGCTGCAAAGAAAATTCTTGACGAAAAAGGAATTGATGCTGATCAGGTTTCAGGATCAGGAAGAGACGGAAGAATTTCTAAATCTGACGCTGAGTTAGCTGCTGTTCCGGCAATGGGTGGAAGCTCATTAACGGCTACGGGTGCAAGATCTACAACGACGACAAAACTTTCAGTTCTTAGAAGAAAAATTGCTCAAAGATTGGTTTCTGTGAAGAACGAAACCGCGATGCTGACGACTTTCAACGAAGTTGATATGTCTGAAATTTTCAGATTGAGAAAGCAATATAAAGAAGAATTTGCTCAGAAACACGGAGTAGGACTTGGTTTCATGTCTTTCTTTACAAAAGCGGTTACAAGAGCTCTTAAACTATATCCGGATGTGAATGCATCAATCGACGGAGATTTTAAAATCAATTACGATTTTTGTGATATTTCAATAGCGGTTTCTGGTCCTAAAGGATTGATGGTCCCTGTATTGAGAAATGCTGAAAATATGTCTTTTGCAAACGTCGAAGGTAATATCAAAGATCTTGCAGTTAAAGTAAGAGACGGTAAAATTACTGTTGATGAGATGACCGGTGGTACATTCACGATTACAAACGGTGGTACTTTTGGATCAATGTTGTCTACACCAATAATCAACCCGCCACAATCTGCGATCTTAGGAATGCACAACATCATTCAGAGACCGGTTGCGGTTGAAGGGCAAGTTGTTATTCGTCCGATGATGTATGTTGCAATGTCTTACGACCACAGAATTATCGACGGAAAAGAATCTGTAGGATTTCTGGTTGCGGTAAAAGAAGGTATCGACAATCCTGTAGAAATTCTATTGGGTGGTGATGAAAAGAGAGGTCTTGGGTTATAAATAATTTTTTTATAATATAACATACAATCTCGCCTTCAAAAAAGGCGAGATTTTTGTATCAGATAATAAAACGAGCAAAATGTTTTCTAAAATTACTTCGAATATAAAGGTGTCTGTAACGCCTGAGTATGATAGCAAGAACAGTTATCCTTCCGAAAATCGATTTGTTTTTAAATATAATATCCTCATAGAAAATGAAGGTGATTTCCCGATAAAAATTTTAAAGAGAAAATGGCTTATCTTTGATGTAGGATTCGGATTCACTGAAGTGGTAGGCGATGGTGTGATTGGTCTTACACCAGATGTACAGCCCAATGATCAGTTTGCCTATTTTTCAAACGTAATGCTGCGATCAGGAGTGGGAAATATGAGCGGAAAGTATTTGGTGAGAAATGAAGAAACTAAAGAGGATTTTGAGGTTGATATTCCAAAATTTAATCTAGTTTCTGCAGTATTGGTCAACTGATTATCTTTCATATTATTGGAAAACTATTTTTTATAATTTCTTTAGTTTAGCTTTAAAGCTTTCGTGAATTTCCTCATTTCTTGTAATAAATAATCTCTCGAAGCCCAACAAGGCAATTCTTGCACAGGCTTCGGCATCATCACCGGCTCTATGATGGTTAAATTTAATCTGATGGTGCTCTGCCAGATGCTTCAAACCATATCTAGGAAGATAATTCCAGGATTTTTTTGCAACCTGAATGCTGCATAAATAATTTAGGTTAGGTTTAAACATTCCATAATAATCGAGACAGCTTCTTAAAACGCCGGCATCAAAGCTTGCGTTATGGGCAATCATTAATGTTCCGTACATCATTTGCTCTACTTCATACCATATATCATCGAAAGTAGGAGAATCTTTTACATCACCAGGTAAAATCCCATGAACATCAATATTCCTCTGACTAAAATATGGAAAACTCGGAGGTTTGATCAGCCAGGTTTTGGTAGATACAATCTCTGAATTTTCGACCACGCAAATTCCTAGTTCGCAGGCAGAATGTCTTTCGTGAGTGGCCGTTTCAAAGTCTATTGCGCAGAAATCCATGAGATTTTTATAGTTGTTAAATAATTTATTTTTTTTTATTTCCCAAGAAATGTTTAAATATTAACCATTCAGTTTGATAATATTTTCTAATCTGATTTTTTTGTCGAAGTCTCAAAGTTCCAGAAATATGTGAATAAAATCCAAGGTGTCCCCGCAAAACAGCCCAGAGATGAGAAATACCATTTTTATAAGCAAAATAAAAAGCTGCTGCGCCATCGAAAATCATTCTTAAAAATAATACCCATATCAAATT includes the following:
- a CDS encoding glucose-1-phosphate adenylyltransferase, with the translated sequence MNPNVISIVLGGGRGTRLFPLTYSRSKPAVPIAGKYRLVDIPISNCLNSGLNKILVLTQFNSASLNAHIKNSYHFDIFSRGFVDILAAEQNVENESWFQGTADAVRQSMKHLEKYDYEYILILSGDQLYQMDFNAMLDFHIENGGDVTIATIPVNAKDATGFGILKSDDEGNITSFIEKPDYELLDGLKSEVSDKNKAEGKEYLASMGIYIFTKTILKKMFEDGAGDDFGKDIIPSSIGKYSTLSYQYEGYWTDIGTIESFYEANLDLCQDFPQFNLFSSSPIYTRARMLPPSKINGSYVSKAVFGDGCIIMADKIENSVIGNRTRVDKGSTIVNSYVMGADFYQNTKEIVINDRQGKPNMGIGKYCYIEKAILDKNCYIGDNVRIIGGKHLDDGDYGTYSVQDGIVCVKKGAILQPGTHIG
- a CDS encoding SRPBCC domain-containing protein; protein product: MRFFRIIALFIVLLIGAYAAAMYFFVDESKSFKVEKEIDYPLDKVFNQFNNLQNFTRWNNFFIHSKSITIDYYTPYEGQGSAISYHDPKSEDGGEMFIRYANPNKTLRYQLFEDEDENPTLIDVKFTKISAAKTKITWFVHTPKLSVLTRAQNFWTEDKFTENIEKSMVNLKNVLGNKVSKDNQLASIKYDSLMVEKEEARMILGISVSASNKKDALYRNIVMNYNKVYNFVTMDLGKKDDEFGYPVLITDADNFKDNEVSYYFGIPLSKKIGVNDNNFNFRSVSPTQNYVIYYKGTYAGRVKAIQELIQKAKTDEMRYGDIYQTFIEQPVEDQDVNMKLSLSVYK
- a CDS encoding glycogen synthase; the encoded protein is MTIYHLSTECYPVAKVGGLADVVGALPKYQNKIKDVDAKVVMPWYNKSFVYDHDFEVVFDGFIHQGQNMLQVQVMREKTNTLGFELFLVKIPGLLDRENPYGYQDESFQFLAFQHGVLHWLTAMQIRPDVLHCHDYHTGLVPFMVEHCPEFSFLKDVKTIGTIHNGEYQGMMRWDMIHFMPSFDHYKWGILDWNGFINPLASMIKCSHAFTTVSEGYLEELFVSFKGLESLVRDEFGKAYGIINGIDTDVWNPETDPMLDFNFNKKNVLKIKKKNKQKLCKEYGLNPDLPLFAFIGRFATEKGADLLPEVVWRSIKQTYGSLNIIILGSGNTYIEDKLKELNYVYANFATDIGYKEHLSHKIYASADFLLMPSRVEPCGLNQMYAMRYGTVPVVSYTGGLRDTVKDISTGGSGLNFTYPGVDDIIHAMVRGLAIYNQRKAMDDLVLSNMNFDFAWEKSAEKYLALYKN
- a CDS encoding 2-oxoglutarate dehydrogenase E1 component, with the protein product MDRFSFLNAAHSQLIEDLYQQYLKFPDSLEPSWKAFFQGFDFALENYSDDDSTQIIQNSVNSAPAAVQQISQAAANGEVPEHIKKEFKVVNLIEAYRTRGHLFTKTNPVRERRHYTPTLDIENFGLDQSDLNTKFNCATETGMKGPATLQELITHLENIYCDSIGVEYTYINNVQEKDYIKQWLQVNENHPSLSANEKTEILLKLNQAVAFENYLHTKFVGQKRFSLEGGETLIPALDQLISRSSQLGVDEVVLGMAHRGRLNVLSNIFGKSYKQIFSEFEGKEFEEDVFSGDVKYHLGSSKKVKTASGEEVSINLTPNPSHLETVSALVEGICRAKVDDRYKGDFSKILPIVIHGDGALAGQGIAYEVAQMMTLEGYKTGGTVHIVVNNQVSFTTNYADARSSTYCTDIAKVTESPVMHVNADDAEAVVHAMHFAADFRAKFGKDVYIDLLGYRKYGHNEGDEPRFTQPNLYKLISKHPNPREIYKDKLIKDSVISDEVLKTMETDFKTLLDKDFDASKEIEKNVMDLFMSEDWTNFPIAKRGAVQNAVDTKYDLAKLKELAIKMSTLPAEKKFINKITRLFDNRLKAIDVNSLDWALGEWLAYATLLTEGHNIRISGEDVERGTFSHRHAVIKTEDTEEEFIPLRHISENRFDIYNSHLSEYGVLGFDYGYAMASPNTLTIWEAQFGDFVNGAQIIVDQYLAAAEEKWKIQDGLVMLLPHGSEGQGAEHSSARLERFLTLCANENMVVANITSPANYFHLLRRQLKWSFRKPLIVMSPKSLLRHPKVVSPLEDFSEKGFQPILDDPTADPTKVEKLVFCSGKLYFELLAKKEELNCENVALVRFEQLYPLQTDAIEAVFAKYENRTSIVWAQEEPENMGAWSYILRNFRDTGIQVISPVASGAPAPGSHKMFEKNQNSVINRVFDRDDAPAKRPVTA
- the glgB gene encoding 1,4-alpha-glucan branching protein GlgB, with the translated sequence MNSVKTYTLFTDHDVYLFKEGKHYKLYEKFGAHSVEKDGIKGVYFSVWAPNAKKVSVIGNFNNWNHKDHILFPRWDGSGIWEGFIAGLTWGTLYKYAIENLGKILEKSDPYALSWEQNLQAASLVSTTWYEWSDKEWLEKRWKNNSLNSPISVYELHLGSWFRKADVPDKFLNYRDIGEKLVPYIKYMGFTHVEFMPLMEFPYDPSWGYQITGFFAATSRFGSPQDLMFLINELHKNEIGVILDWVPSHFPGDANGLHRFDGSYLYEPEDQRRGFHPEWKSYIFNYGRNEVKSFLISNAMFWLDRYHADGLRVDAVTSMLHLDYSRNEGEWEPNIYGENVNLEAKLFLQEFNTAVYKEFGESIITIAEESSDFPLLTKPVHDGGVGFGMKWMMGWMHDTLDYFKEEYENRKYKHHKLTFASMYMYNENYMMPLSHDEVVHGKASLIYKMKGDEWQKFANLRALFVYMFTHPGAKLLFMGDEFGQTSEWNFKQSLDWHLLDFPIHKGLQNLVKDLNHLYTTETAFYENQFNPNGFEWVEADDTDNSVLIYLRKGNKKDDVLMVILNLTPQAFDYKVGVNAATHWEVIFNSDDKKYDGSGVEPTVFKEEKDEWMNRPQSISLKLPPLAGLVLKMKKEKKYKIQRIKQHKK